One Cryptomeria japonica chromosome 9, Sugi_1.0, whole genome shotgun sequence genomic window carries:
- the LOC131039494 gene encoding 4-hydroxy-3-methylbut-2-en-1-yl diphosphate synthase (ferredoxin), chloroplastic-like isoform X2, with protein sequence MKSAIGIGTLLQDGLGDTIQVSLTKPPEEDIDPCRRLANLGMQAAKLEKGVVRLLLRRSTTTILISNGEPVNFPYRRKCVILFLVADCKLITLLVPAKKTAV encoded by the exons ATGAAATCTGCAATTGGCATTGGAACACTGTTACAG GATGGTTTGGGTGATACAATTCAAGTTTCCCTTACAAAACCTCCAGAAGAGGACATAGATCCATGCAGAAGACTTGCAAATCTTGGGATGCAAGCTGCCAAGCTTGAGAAAGGAGTGGTAAG GCTCCTTTTGAGGAGAAGCACCACCACTATTTTAATTTCCAACGGAGAACCAGTCAACTTCCCATACAGAAGGAAGTGTGTTATATTATTCTT GGTGGCAGATTGCAAGCTCATAACCCTTCTTGTTCCAGCCAAAAAAACTGCAGTTTAA
- the LOC131039494 gene encoding 4-hydroxy-3-methylbut-2-en-1-yl diphosphate synthase (ferredoxin), chloroplastic-like isoform X1 produces MKSAIGIGTLLQDGLGDTIQVSLTKPPEEDIDPCRRLANLGMQAAKLEKGVAPFEEKHHHYFNFQRRTSQLPIQKEVCYIILGGRLQAHNPSCSSQKNCSLIRSILSNFLN; encoded by the exons ATGAAATCTGCAATTGGCATTGGAACACTGTTACAG GATGGTTTGGGTGATACAATTCAAGTTTCCCTTACAAAACCTCCAGAAGAGGACATAGATCCATGCAGAAGACTTGCAAATCTTGGGATGCAAGCTGCCAAGCTTGAGAAAGGAGTG GCTCCTTTTGAGGAGAAGCACCACCACTATTTTAATTTCCAACGGAGAACCAGTCAACTTCCCATACAGAAGGAAGTGTGTTATATTATTCTT GGTGGCAGATTGCAAGCTCATAACCCTTCTTGTTCCAGCCAAAAAAACTGCAGTTTAATAAGAAGTATACTAAGCAACTTTTTGAACTAG